DNA sequence from the Poecilia reticulata strain Guanapo linkage group LG19, Guppy_female_1.0+MT, whole genome shotgun sequence genome:
gaaataaatactgttacAAACTGTTACAGTTGTAATTATTTTCATAGGGGTTCTCAAGCATTTGCGGATTTTAGCTCTTCGTGGTCGGCTGTGAGTGAAAACCAGCGAATGCTGATCACCGGAAATCCACTGTGATAATAACGTTCAGCCATTGCAAAATCCAAAACATCTCTCAACTGAACTtgctatgacaaaaaaaaaaagtgatctatatattcatttaattttcatttagaagtcAAAACCTTCATTAATTCAGACGTTTTCACAGCAGAGTGAGAAATAAACCCGTAACATGTTACGACTTCTTGTGGCAACAGTTATAACGGCTGCCTGGACGTGATGCTGGAAGCCATAGCACAGAAACCGGACCGCTACAGGATCATCGTGGCCACCCACAATGAGGAGTCTGTGAGACGAGCTGCTAAAAGGTAaggacataaataaaaacatacttcacagggttattttaaaggaaaattaattaaGGATTTAAGGAAAAGGTTTGAAGGAGAGAATGAAGAATCATCACCATCAGTCCACAGAAGTCACTCTTCTgtttagaaaactaaatatattaaCCGGCGGAAGCTTACTGAGTTTTAAACAAGCTTTAAAGGGCATTGTTTGCCTTGCAGTCAAATAATGAGCTTTAAAGGaacaaatcaatatttaagCTCAATCGAACATCGTGATGAAGGCTAGATATATTAAAGGGGATCTAATAtgcaaatgtcacattttgcacgtttttgtacttttttttaagtctcaactgcttctaaaaacagcccaaccgcttaaaaaaaaacactaaacagaCGTTTTTGGTGTGTAAAATTAGCGGCTTCAAAAAGTAACACTTGACTAGCATTGtgctgtcacctagcaaccccagcagaggtccagcatgtttggtcagctggtatgcactgtacaatggcttctagaaaagacaagtgtattattgttgacttaccatccagaaaccacttcctgtaGTCTTGTTTATTGTACACGATGCTccgcttctgcttttcaaagatgcataGTTGTATATTTATGGATCtgtctgcagccattttcatgcgAGAGTGTAAAGTGTTGATTTGGGGGGTgaatccagcagcagctcattctgaaaggagttcAAAagaggcagaactgagcagactaaaatctaatCTAATAATTCTGTGCAAAACCatataatgaacatgttttctatAGAACATAGACCTaccctaacctgttcaaggaagcataatactTAAGATATTTAAACATTCGTAGGTTCAAACATGCTGGAATAACTCCCGGGTTGTAGCAGGGTATCCTGATCTTTTCTCATGACTGTACAGGACAggaatatttaaagttttgagtgtttaaaatgaacatttgtaCTGTAGGATGGAGGAGTTGGGGATAGAAAAAGATGGAGGCTCGGTGTGTTTCGGCCAGCTACTGGGGATGTGTGATCACGTCTCCCTGACCCTGGGTGAGATGAACTCCTTTTTCCTTCATGTTGTACAGAAGAGCATCACTAACGTTGactattgtttttcttttgaccaGCAAAGGAAGGTTATCCTGTCTACAAGTCGGTGCCATACGGCTCAGTGGACGACACTCTCCCCTACCTGGTGCGCCGGGCCCAGGAGAACCGCACCGTACTGCAGGGCATTCGCAAAGAAAGAGACCTGCTGAGGCAGGAGCTCAGACACAGAATGAGGCGGAGCATGAGGGGTGGCAGCGAATGACGGATAACCAACATAGAGACTGAAAACAAATCAGGAAACTGATGAAATGGCGTATTCTCTTGGATAAATTACTTATGAATGTTATGCAAttctaaataaacaaatcccTTGTTTTACACGTTATATCCCACAGCGTTCTGCAGTCTCCACTTTTTGTCGTCATGTATGTGAACAATTTTTAATGTATGCTGATCTTTTATTCTTGGTCACAGTAAAAGCAGAAGTTACTGCAGGCATGTTGACTAATGTTATGAAGTTACAAAGCTAGCATAGATGTTTACAGCTGAATGTATCAAAAATAGTTCAAATGTTCTCCAGAATGACTGACAGTGCATTTAAAATTTCATTAGCATAATTGCCCAAGTCCTATTTCTAGAAAACAGGGCTTAGCTAAAAGGACTTAGCAATTATGCTAATAGACTCAAAAGTTAACCTCAAACTGCAAATTTGAACTTACCAAGCTCCTGCTCTAAACAGATACTCTGTGCATATCCATGTTTTAGCTGCAAGTTGGTTTGGTTCATCAAGAAAATTAACccagttgtttgtgtttctgaataaacaaactcaagacagtgtttatttttttcctttattactGTTTTCCTAAGTAAATAATAGTTAACATGTTCTAATTGACCACGCTGCTTTGCTACAGAGGAGAAAATCTTCAGGGTTCGGTACTGAATGGTGGTATTGTTGAGACATTTCATAGCTTTAATGAAGGAAGTTTCAGCTGATTCAGGATAAACTGAAACCATTTTTCCattggttgttgttggtgttgTGGAATGAAAATTACTCCAGGtagaaaaagtgacaaaaaaatccCAGCACAATTTCTAAGTTCAGTAGTTGCTCTGGTTTTGATTCCTGTAGCCTCCTCGCTGGTAGCCGCCCTGCTTCTGCTGGTAGCCGCCTTTCTGATCTGTTGAAaggtcaaaattttaaaattacaatcaGCATTTAactaaatacaaacagaaaaccagctgcattattcaaaatatatgCATGGAGGAGCAGGCAACATAATATATACCTCTCTGGTACGGCTGCTTCTGCTGATATCCGCCTTTCTGatctgaaaatcaaaacaaaactatttttttctgaaggcaTTTACAGATGATATCTGCATAGAAATCAGACTGGtatgtttcatttaaatatttattataaattaaaatctaaagttaAAATGATCCTAAAACGGGAGGCTAACTCTTAAATAAAAACTCCTTTAAGTTCAAACATCATCTGGTTTTTCCAGATCTTTCTCAATCTAAGACAATTCTTCCATATCAGCTCAGATCAGaatttgttccattttattaaaaataacaggaTTAAATCCACGTTTCCTGTCCCGCTCACCTCTGTTGAAGTATCCTCCGTAGACGCCCTGCTTCAGGTCGAAGATCCGCTCGTTGTTCTCCACCAGGCTGCCCAGTTTCTCTGCCAGCTGCAGAGCCATGTTCTGCAGGGAGGTGGGCTCTGTGCGGTGCATCACCACCGTCTGCGTGGGCTGGTCCAGCGACGCCTGTGGAGGTCGGTGCAAAAAGCTCTTAACGCCTTTAATAATTAACCAACAGTTGGAATTCATTGGTTCAAtactaagatttttttatgctaatagGAAGACTAAAACGAACCATCAGTTCCTCATTGATGATCATCTTGCTGATAATACTGTGAACGGTTGGGATCTCCAGTTCAAACATCTCAGACAGAGTCTCCATGCTGCAGatcacagacagaaacaaacataaaaataaacatttagcataGTTTTTAGCAGATCTAAATGTCTTCTAATATATAATAATGTGAATTTGAGGTTTTCTGGAGCAGATTAATCAGATTGCTTCCACAGACTAAACACAGAATTGTCCTTTTCTTCTCCATTTTTCTGAACTGctatgaaataaatgaataaaaatcccAGATATTTTTCACATCAAATCCAACttgaagcaatttttttttcttgctttcctttctagaagaaaaaaaaatgtaaaactgacaaatatttttggattttaggATACAATAGTTTTCGTTTAATTACGAGAATATAGTCACAAAACGGTGGCTCTCGGAGCGCTGACATCactgagccaaaaaaaaaaacaaaaaaaaaaaaacccaaggaGTGcattgttggggaaaaaaaattctaatttttcaaaaatgttaccatcaaaaacaaaatattggaTAAATCAATACAGTTGATTCATCTGTACACGATGCGTTTACCTGATGGAGTCGTACACACTGCTGTAGGTGAACAGGTACGTCCTCAGGGATTCCTCCTGGATCTTCCTGTAAAGGGTTTTAACAACATTAGGTGGAAAATTGGAGCAGTCATTCCATTAAAAgcatttaatcagattaatcacactaTGATTTATCAATATGTCCAACTTTGTAAggttgaaatataaatatgcacaCAGTTGTGATTCTTGCAGGAGCAGGgcccttcctcctgctgctcttcaaccaattaaaatgcaagaaatgatccgatttgtttttgtagcagAAAGCAGGTGATGTCGTCAACAGCAACAAAGGGAAACTTATCCGGCTACACATTCATTCAAATGGCAGCAAACTTGTACTTGGGACAACTGATAGATAAgatccaatttattttaaagatccTGGTTGTGCCGCCCCTCTCTGATGTCACCCTGGGCATCTGCCACTGTGTGCATGTTTTCAGAAGATGTTTTACTGTGTGAAACCAGGGATCAGGAGGGCGGAGTTACCTGACGAGCATCTCTCTGACTCGCTGCGTCTCAGGAAACAGGTCCCACACTTTACTGTTCATCTTCTCATTGATGATGAACGAGTGGCAGGTGCGCCAGTCGCCCATCTTCATGGCCTTGCTGGCTGCCACCACGTGTTCCCTCATGCTCTCCGGAGGTCCTGGGGGTCAGAAAGGTTAAAGTTCATCGTCTCTGCCTCCAGAGTGAGGTGAATCCCTGACGGAGGGAGTTCGGAGGATTGCTTTGTACCCAGCAGTGGCTGCCTCTCTCCCACTCGGAGCTGGTGGTGGAACTGCTTGCTGATCATCCTGCGCCGGGCGTCGAACTCGTGGGCAGCCATGTAGGGGATTTCCAGCAACATGGCCGACACCAGGTACACAcactccagcagctccaggttGATGTGCATGTGGAAAGGAACCTGCAGCCAAAAGGTGCCATCTTGGAGTCACATCattgcaaaaaacacaaatatcacCAAGaatgtttctagtgcaaatatcttagtgcacttaaagtaagacaaaactaacttagaagtaactttttagcaaattacaggagcttgttttacttcaataattccttaatattcatgaaaaaaagtactagttccaatggcagattgtttcacttgaaacatggaaaaatatattgttttaggtgaaataatctaccataACATTAACAAATTGAagaaagctaataaaaagaaatcacaatgACCTTTTGTGAAGCACTGACTGCCGTTTGTGTAGGGAAATCTGTTTGAATGTGTCGTCACAGCCAGAAGTGACtggattgtgatgtgatgcgTTTCAGTGGCAAAGATTCTTTCATGagttcataattataattttaagacattgtttacatccagatttactacattctggtgcagaattatgccCCATATCTCACATTAAAGACATTCGACATgactgttcagactgcagacgcttTGTTGCATATGTATCCAATGTAGTGCCACCGATTTGATGTTTTGGGCAGCGAAAGATAAAAATTTGGTCGTTTAGattgccattaaaaaaaataattattttgttcacatttgtctgctgtgtgaatgtagcctaaGGTtcttttcacacctgatagtccggtagactcggtttgaaTGAGGACCAAAATTGTTTTTGGAGTGGACTCCGGTTCGTTTGGCATTCatatatgcattcaaactgcacccgAGTTTGAGACCAGACCAGGGTATGTAGAAAGACCAAAGCTTTCTCTTTTGGTCTGCAGCAGTTTGATTAATTACTCAAACTTTCTAGGGAACCGGACTGGAGTCGGATTAAAGGGGACTAAACCGTGGTGGTGTGAATGCGTCCTCCTCGTCTCTTACCTGTCTTCTCTTCTCGATCTTCTCCTGCTCAGCGTTCCTCTCCTGCATGTTCCTCATCAGCAGCCCCTGCCCCAGCAGCTCCTTGGCTCGGCCCGATGACTGGATGTCCAGCAGAGCGTTGTGGGCGTCTTTAATCATCCCCTGTCTGAAGGCGCAGATGCCCAGCTGGACCATGGTTCTGTTGTACAGGATCTTCAGGAGGAAAGCGGAACAAAAAGCCGATTATTCCCGTTCTCCTCAGGCTGAGTTTCCGGTGGTCTTGAGGGGACCGACCTGCACGGGGGGGTCGGCGTGCTGGATGTTGTCCTGCAGGTGGCTCATGAGCATCAGGTCGCGGGCCTGGTACCAGCGTGAGTGCAGGGCGTGGTGGTAGATGTGGCACAGGATGGCGCAGGTCCGGATGCGGTCGGTGCGGTCCTTGGCGTAGATGAACTTGCAGAGGCGGTCCATGATGATGGCGCTGTCCTCGCCTTCGCTCTCCTCCTGGTCCTGCTCCGACTAAACGCATaattcagaaaagcaaaaagttatTCTGCTCTGAGGAGCCGCAGTTCTTCCCACGATATGCagtaaattgtcccagaacttaACAAGGTTATTACTGTTTTGAgcccattttcaaataatataatggtaatggcacaATAATGCAAGTagtaggcctgttgcaataaacaataaatcacttaatcgcaggataaatgaaaacaaactcaataatttcaatttgaatgatttcttgtttttctctttctaccaaaaactggatgataaaagtcttcagtctggggCTTCTCGCTCAACCAGACAGAAGAACTTCacagtttatttcatttgttgttttgtttatttatttaggatatttaaagttttccagttcagtgttaaatattcattagaaattaaatgcaactctgagaatgtgctcttgcattattataccaCTACCActtttgaaaacagtttaaaaacaatattatcatttaattggaaaaaataaaagatgcacTAAAACAGGTGAACGTAATTTATTACTTGAGAAATTAAACTGtctcaaaaacaataatatcataatttattgcaatttctgggacaatttattgttaaGCAAATGAAATATCACAAGTACACATTCTAAGAGATCAACACGTTTTAATtcctaacaaacatttaacaatggaactggaagacattttaaatattgtgactttcctaaaataatgccaattttttggtctttttttcccccaaaagtgattttggggaaaacaaaaaagtaaataaataaataactttggAACTTAATAATGTTTGAAAGGTGACTATATCCCaaatgattaaaacaacaaataaaattgatacTGAAGTCTGTAAACAcaattgtaatttaaaaaaagaggcaaaagagaagaaacaatagaagaaaaacaaatgaatgcaAATAGAACTggtcagactttttaaatttatccTGCGATTAATAGTCTTAATGCTTATTGGGAGCCCAGTTCTTCCCTCCACACACAACCTCGCCTCACCTTGGTTTCTCCCTGCAGGCCGAGGCTGCGGCGGTGGGCTTTGTAGTCGAACTTGTAGTAGGTGTGCATGATTCTCCGCAGGTAGACGCGGCAGATCTCCTCTGTGGATCCTTTGTTCTCCAAGTAGGAGAGCAGCCGGTCGATGATGCCGCAAACCCGACCTTCGTCTTTCAGGTTGTCCACGTACTCTGCACAAGCAGACGGAAAGTAAGAGAAACAGAAACGTGAATttatgaaggaaaatgtttgtttatacAGACGCAGCAGCAACAATAGTGGGTTTTGTACCTTGTGAATGAGGGTCGGTGTTCTGCATGATCTTGGTGAACTCTTCGTCCATCCTCTCCACCAGCGTCAGGACACACCCGCGCACCCTGAAAGGCTGATGGCCAGACGGGcaggcacgcacacacacgcacacacacagagcggTTCATGGATTCGTCACACTGCAAACTAAAGAACTAACTAAAGAAATTTAAGGTCTCACCAgtgacaggaagaagaaaacaacagcaaaaaaatgtatttccattacaaatgtgagctAATCTGTGTTTATGTTCCATctaaggtaagaaaaaaaaactcaattgatgtattttggttaaatatttaattattgttgaacaagACTGTGGTAgtctaaataaataagaaacaaatttattttacatcaatctgaaaggctaataaatacaaacacaaaaatgaaggaCGTTATAATTTCAGCACGTTTTACAATGCATGACATGGTTCCAGTTATAGTTTCCCCCcattaattacagttttaataatttccattagcaaaaatattttctcaatttgTTATTTTAGTTAACTATAATAACCTGTTTTCTACTGGCATTAatatccggttgttgatcacacgACAAACCTTTTCATTTAGAACCGTTAGAGCCTTAAATAAAGAGTTCAGCTCACCTGATCGGAGATGATCAGACTCTCGCTGTCCTCTGCGATGTTTTCCCCGATGAAGATGTTGTTGTATTCAAACAGGATGTCCAGCAGCTCGTCGATGCAATCCAGGCATTTCTTCCACATGTCGGCCTGAAGAGCAACATGACCACAAAACAGAAACGTCCTGAACCTCAAACTCACCAGAACTCTGGAAGAATCTGAACCATTTCGGctcacaaatcattttaaaatctttcgGTGACGTTGGATCTTTTAGAACGCAGAGGCTCACCTTCATGAAGGCTGCCAGGTTGGGGTTGTAATCATACAGAGAGGCGATGATGTTGAACTTGATCTTGACCAGGATTCCTTGGCCCAGATTATTCTCAGCAGCGATGACTTCCAGAGCGTGGAGCAGCTCAATCTGAGCAGCCCTGTGCGAGGAAAGAACGGCTCATCATTTAAACAGACCAACATTAATCTGAGCTGCTCGTCTGTCCACTACAGCGGTTAGACGACATCATAAATCTACTggaactccatccatccattttcctgcacccttgtcccttagtggggtcgggagggttgctggtgcccatctccagctRRCGTKCCRggcgagaggcagggtacaccctggacaggttgccagtctgtcgcagggcaacacagagacacacaggacaaacaaccatgcaccaACTGAGTTGGCCCCAACTGttaggccaattaacctaacagtcatgtttttggactgtgggaggaaaccggagtacccggagaaaacccacgcatgcacagggagaacatgcaaactccatgcagaaagaccgggccgggaatcgaacccagaaccttcttgctgcaaggcaacagctctaccaactgcgccactgtgcagccctactGGAACTCCAGTTAGTAGAAAATACAAACTGTGAAGGAGCGCTATCAGGCTTTTACAAGATGGAAACTAGAGAAACTCTTGGTTTGTCACAGCTGTTTCCTCCTACCTGTCTGTTCCCTTTTTGCCTCTTGCTTGCAGGATCTCATTGAGCTTCTTCACCACCACAGGAACGTTGATCTCTGTGCCTTTAGCAAACATCTTTGGTTTCTCCTGGTGGACAGAAAACACCAGATCAACGTCAGCATTAGAGCTCAGttatatttgctttgttttagaGACACGTCTCTTAATGTGATCCATTATGCTCATGTTAGGATTAGTCTATGTTCATTACAttcttttgcacaaaatcattcttaggcAATTAGATTTTAGTCGGTTCTGCCTGTTTGAGCTCCTGTGACTTTAAATTCagttaagctgctgctggccacgccccaaCTCAATATTTACCATCACacttgaaaatggctgcaagcagatgtgcaattatacatccgtgcatctttgaaaagcagaagtggagcctccagTACAACCAgtaagaatgcagcaagtggtttctggatggtaagacAACAACATAACTCTGGTTGTTCAgcgtaaaaccagctgaccaaatgtgctggagctcagtttgggttgctaagtaacgagCTATGCTCAGGTGCGGTTGGTAGGTAACGGCATAGTGCCTGCTAATTTGTTATGTAACATTCAAGAGGTTTTtcaaatggctcattttccagacaccaaaaacacattaactTACTGCCTAAAAATGTGCAGGATGTgcgttttgattttttaaaaccaaaacggACGGATgaaaacgtgcaaaatgtgaatttctacCTTGACCAGAGGGACGCCTCCTTTAACCTTCTCCCAACCCTCTTCGTCTCCTTCGCCCTCCTGCAGATCCCCACCTC
Encoded proteins:
- the eif3c gene encoding eukaryotic translation initiation factor 3 subunit C gives rise to the protein MSRFFATGSDSESEESSSADEITPKAPGTTFKQSLLLSDDEEDTKRVVRSAKDKRFEELTNFIKTIRNAMKIRDMSKCLEEFEQLCRAFLKSKNIVDKEGVPQFYIRLLADLEDYLNQLWEDKEGKKKMNKNNAKALSTLRQKIRKYNRDFETEIAAYKENPQESADEEEEKEQEDSGSSSESDDDDDDDVGEEVSAKSFLKKKPEGPSEASKFLKSAKGSGDESTSSDEDDDDEDWGGDTEESGSESSDDEEGKSKSLATVFLKKVAGADKAGIKKGEKKKKLPKKDRGGDLQEGEGDEEGWEKVKGGVPLVKEKPKMFAKGTEINVPVVVKKLNEILQARGKKGTDRAAQIELLHALEVIAAENNLGQGILVKIKFNIIASLYDYNPNLAAFMKADMWKKCLDCIDELLDILFEYNNIFIGENIAEDSESLIISDQPFRVRGCVLTLVERMDEEFTKIMQNTDPHSQEYVDNLKDEGRVCGIIDRLLSYLENKGSTEEICRVYLRRIMHTYYKFDYKAHRRSLGLQGETKSEQDQEESEGEDSAIIMDRLCKFIYAKDRTDRIRTCAILCHIYHHALHSRWYQARDLMLMSHLQDNIQHADPPVQILYNRTMVQLGICAFRQGMIKDAHNALLDIQSSGRAKELLGQGLLMRNMQERNAEQEKIEKRRQVPFHMHINLELLECVYLVSAMLLEIPYMAAHEFDARRRMISKQFHHQLRVGERQPLLGPPESMREHVVAASKAMKMGDWRTCHSFIINEKMNSKVWDLFPETQRVREMLVRKIQEESLRTYLFTYSSVYDSISMETLSEMFELEIPTVHSIISKMIINEELMASLDQPTQTVVMHRTEPTSLQNMALQLAEKLGSLVENNERIFDLKQGVYGGYFNRDQKGGYQQKQPYQRDQKGGYQQKQGGYQRGGYRNQNQSNY